From Halodesulfovibrio aestuarii DSM 17919 = ATCC 29578, the proteins below share one genomic window:
- a CDS encoding ABC transporter ATP-binding protein encodes MEHLLDVKNMVVQFRMRDIALTAVNDVSFSVDKGERLGLVGESGAGKSVTGFSVINQISKPGFIASGSVMFEGQDLAQMTDKQLRSVRGNRISMIFQDPMMTLNPVLTIGQQMIETVLAHSNVSKKEAEKIALEKLRKVYIPSPEKRLKQYPHEFSGGMRQRIVIAIALLTDPALIIADEPTTALDVTIQAEIMDLLLELCEKENMGLILITHDLGVVSQVTEKIAVMYAGRIVEMGSTDAVCSTPSHPYTQGLIAALPDGAEGDRLNQIRGSMPSLTNIPTGCAFNNRCDYCKDICFEVVPELERKKSGVLAACHVVE; translated from the coding sequence ATGGAACACCTTTTAGATGTAAAAAATATGGTTGTTCAGTTCCGTATGCGCGACATTGCGCTTACGGCTGTAAATGATGTTTCGTTTTCTGTAGATAAAGGCGAACGCCTCGGGCTTGTTGGTGAGTCCGGCGCTGGTAAATCTGTTACCGGCTTCTCCGTGATTAACCAGATTTCCAAACCGGGCTTTATTGCCAGCGGTTCTGTAATGTTCGAAGGTCAGGATCTTGCTCAGATGACTGACAAGCAGCTGCGTTCCGTCCGTGGCAACCGCATTTCAATGATCTTTCAGGACCCGATGATGACGCTCAACCCTGTTCTGACCATTGGCCAGCAGATGATTGAGACTGTGCTTGCACACAGCAACGTGTCAAAAAAAGAAGCTGAAAAAATCGCGCTGGAAAAGCTGCGAAAAGTGTACATTCCTTCACCGGAAAAGCGCTTAAAGCAGTACCCGCACGAATTTTCAGGTGGTATGCGTCAGCGTATTGTTATTGCAATTGCATTGCTGACAGACCCTGCGCTTATTATTGCAGATGAACCTACTACTGCTCTTGATGTAACTATTCAGGCTGAGATCATGGATCTACTTCTCGAACTTTGCGAGAAGGAAAACATGGGCTTAATCCTTATCACACACGACCTCGGTGTTGTATCTCAAGTTACAGAAAAGATTGCTGTTATGTACGCTGGCCGTATTGTGGAAATGGGCTCAACAGACGCCGTCTGTTCTACCCCGTCCCACCCGTACACTCAGGGACTTATTGCAGCACTACCGGACGGCGCTGAAGGTGACCGTCTTAACCAGATTCGTGGCTCTATGCCTAGCCTTACCAACATTCCGACAGGCTGTGCATTCAACAACCGTTGCGACTACTGTAAAGACATCTGTTTTGAAGTAGTACCGGAGCTCGAACGTAAAAAATCCGGCGTCCTTGCTGCCTGTCATGTTGTGGAGTAG
- a CDS encoding ABC transporter ATP-binding protein, with protein MSNTPLLKIKNLVKHFDISGGLLDQLGFEDGKFTRKRTIVHAVNDVSFEIQKGETLSVVGESGCGKSTLARTVVGLYEPTGGQIFYRGERVDNKSGSQRKKFRTAAQMIFQDPYASLNPRMKVAQILEEPVRFHFPEFSDAEVKQRVADVMEQVGINPVWGARYPHEFSGGQRQRISIARALVLKPEFIVADEPISALDVSIQAQVLNLMMDLQRDHNLTYLFISHDLSVVQHISNRVAVMYLGSLCELADAKELFANPQHPYTKALLSAIPRIGKKGFSHIKLSGDVPTPINLPSGCVFHGRCRLANQRCVNEVPHPITLDSGTICACHAVQEGRSTTMPA; from the coding sequence ATGAGTAATACACCTCTTCTTAAAATTAAAAATCTTGTAAAACACTTTGATATTTCCGGCGGATTACTTGATCAGCTGGGTTTCGAAGATGGCAAGTTCACCCGAAAAAGAACTATTGTTCATGCTGTGAACGATGTGAGCTTTGAAATTCAGAAAGGCGAAACCCTTTCTGTTGTAGGCGAGTCCGGTTGTGGTAAATCGACTCTCGCACGTACCGTTGTAGGTCTGTACGAGCCAACTGGCGGTCAAATATTCTACCGAGGTGAACGAGTGGACAACAAGTCCGGTTCACAACGCAAGAAATTCCGTACCGCAGCTCAGATGATCTTTCAGGACCCGTACGCGTCTTTGAATCCACGTATGAAGGTTGCCCAGATTCTTGAAGAACCTGTTCGCTTCCACTTCCCTGAGTTCAGTGATGCTGAAGTAAAGCAGCGTGTAGCAGACGTAATGGAACAGGTTGGCATTAACCCAGTATGGGGCGCGCGCTATCCGCACGAATTCTCCGGTGGCCAGCGTCAGCGTATTTCCATCGCACGCGCACTTGTTCTTAAGCCTGAATTTATTGTAGCTGACGAGCCTATCTCTGCACTGGACGTATCCATTCAGGCACAGGTTCTTAACCTGATGATGGACTTACAGCGCGACCATAACCTTACATACCTGTTCATCAGCCATGACTTGTCTGTTGTTCAGCATATCTCAAACAGAGTCGCTGTAATGTACTTAGGTTCCCTGTGTGAACTGGCAGACGCAAAAGAGTTGTTTGCCAATCCGCAACACCCGTACACTAAAGCACTTTTGTCTGCGATCCCGCGTATAGGCAAAAAAGGCTTCTCACACATTAAACTTTCCGGCGACGTACCTACCCCGATCAACCTGCCTTCGGGCTGTGTTTTCCATGGTCGTTGTCGGCTTGCTAACCAACGCTGTGTAAATGAAGTACCCCATCCAATAACACTTGATAGTGGTACAATCTGTGCCTGTCATGCTGTTCAGGAAGGCCGCTCTACGACCATGCCGGCATAA
- the infA gene encoding translation initiation factor IF-1, whose translation MAKEEAIQVNGEVMEALPNAMFLVRLENGHECLAHISGKMRKFRIRVLPGDTVTVELSPYDLTRGRITFRPR comes from the coding sequence ATGGCAAAAGAAGAAGCTATTCAAGTTAATGGTGAAGTAATGGAAGCTTTGCCGAACGCAATGTTTCTTGTTCGTCTCGAAAACGGTCATGAATGTCTCGCACACATTTCCGGCAAAATGCGTAAATTCCGTATTCGCGTACTGCCAGGAGACACCGTTACTGTAGAACTTTCACCTTATGACCTCACTCGTGGTCGTATTACCTTCCGTCCTCGTTAG
- a CDS encoding metallophosphoesterase family protein, which yields MSDFWICIGDIHDEIARLKDIPELAKARGVIISGDLTMAKGIPAARRVIEAVAAINPVIYAQIGNMDKPEVTEFLEEQGCNIHRSVTELTPEVVIMGVGTSGITPFNTPSETPDETLGKWLDETYAKALPYGATVVVVHDPPFNTACDDLGNGVHVGSKATRAFIEKTQPQLVLCGHIHEARSVDSIGKTLVINTGMLSAGGYAKITLNGTVLNAELCIM from the coding sequence ATGAGCGATTTTTGGATTTGTATTGGTGATATTCATGATGAAATTGCACGCCTTAAAGACATTCCTGAACTTGCAAAGGCCCGTGGCGTTATTATCAGCGGTGATTTAACTATGGCAAAAGGCATCCCTGCTGCACGCCGTGTTATTGAGGCTGTGGCTGCCATTAATCCCGTAATCTACGCGCAAATCGGGAATATGGATAAGCCGGAAGTAACGGAGTTTCTAGAGGAACAAGGATGTAATATTCATCGTTCCGTTACAGAGTTGACTCCTGAAGTAGTAATTATGGGCGTGGGAACTTCGGGTATCACGCCATTTAATACGCCCTCAGAGACGCCGGATGAGACTCTTGGGAAGTGGCTGGATGAAACATATGCTAAGGCATTGCCGTATGGTGCCACTGTGGTTGTGGTTCACGATCCACCATTTAATACAGCCTGTGATGATCTTGGAAACGGTGTACATGTGGGGAGTAAGGCAACTCGTGCGTTTATCGAGAAGACGCAACCACAGCTTGTACTGTGCGGGCACATTCATGAGGCGCGCTCTGTAGACTCTATTGGCAAAACACTTGTGATTAACACAGGTATGCTATCAGCGGGGGGCTATGCAAAGATTACTTTGAACGGCACCGTACTTAACGCTGAGTTGTGCATAATGTAA
- a CDS encoding 5-formyltetrahydrofolate cyclo-ligase translates to MKKAELRKKLLAQRKNLDEIFVQEASIRAQRHLLTDDAWKKAQQVIIYSPIRNEVRTDLLLNSLWDSGRTLLLPRCDEKVGQMSLVQCDGAHELEEGTYGILEPRSHCTVVDYDAPDFTPSLVIVPGVGFDFCGNRLGFGGGYYDRMLHKPAFNHATFVGLAYSFQIVPVLDADPWDQAMHALCTEEALQWL, encoded by the coding sequence GTGAAAAAAGCTGAATTACGCAAAAAGCTTCTTGCTCAGCGTAAAAATCTTGATGAGATTTTTGTACAGGAGGCATCCATCCGTGCACAACGGCATTTACTGACTGATGATGCATGGAAAAAAGCACAGCAAGTCATCATATATTCCCCTATCCGCAACGAAGTACGCACCGATCTACTTCTTAACTCCCTCTGGGACTCCGGCAGAACTCTCCTTCTCCCCCGATGTGATGAGAAAGTAGGCCAAATGTCACTTGTACAATGTGATGGTGCACACGAGCTGGAAGAAGGCACCTACGGAATCCTCGAACCACGCAGTCATTGCACAGTTGTTGACTACGACGCTCCTGACTTTACACCTTCTCTTGTCATCGTTCCCGGAGTCGGGTTTGATTTTTGCGGAAACCGGCTTGGCTTCGGAGGCGGATACTATGACCGAATGTTGCATAAACCGGCTTTTAATCATGCAACCTTTGTAGGATTGGCTTATTCTTTTCAAATAGTCCCCGTCCTTGACGCTGACCCATGGGATCAAGCCATGCATGCATTATGCACTGAGGAGGCTTTACAATGGCTTTAA
- a CDS encoding polyphenol oxidase family protein produces MALNGIEFAFPGVSHVRCFFQNRLGGESTGAFMSSNISLDVGDNPKHVVYNRIRLQKELGIQSWCELKQVHDDTLVFDPPETPVGEASTLKADGSATDRISKALVIKTADCQPILLTHKSGKYIAALHVGWRGNRIAFPVSGVRNFCEKYGISPVDILAVRGPSLGPSEAQFINFDNEWGVEWVDWFCKETSTMNLWQLTRHQLHLAGIPQDQIFSLDLCTKTLEDEFYSYRRDKVTGRQAALIWIEQDL; encoded by the coding sequence ATGGCTTTAAACGGAATTGAATTTGCGTTCCCCGGAGTCTCACATGTGCGATGTTTTTTTCAAAACCGTCTTGGCGGAGAAAGCACTGGCGCGTTCATGAGCAGTAATATCTCTTTGGATGTGGGGGATAATCCCAAACATGTTGTATACAACCGTATACGCCTGCAAAAAGAACTGGGAATCCAGTCATGGTGTGAATTGAAGCAGGTGCATGACGATACGCTTGTATTTGACCCGCCGGAAACTCCCGTCGGAGAAGCTTCAACACTTAAAGCAGATGGCAGCGCAACTGACAGAATTTCCAAAGCACTTGTCATTAAGACAGCAGACTGTCAGCCAATTCTCCTTACACATAAGAGCGGCAAATACATTGCAGCGCTCCATGTAGGATGGCGTGGAAACCGTATCGCATTTCCCGTTTCCGGAGTACGCAATTTTTGCGAAAAGTATGGCATTTCACCTGTCGATATTTTGGCAGTCCGTGGCCCGAGTCTGGGACCGTCTGAAGCTCAGTTTATTAACTTTGATAATGAATGGGGTGTCGAGTGGGTAGACTGGTTCTGCAAAGAAACCAGCACAATGAATCTGTGGCAGCTCACCAGACACCAGCTTCACCTTGCAGGAATCCCACAAGACCAGATTTTCAGCCTTGACCTTTGCACCAAAACGCTTGAAGACGAATTTTATTCATATCGCAGAGACAAAGTTACCGGCAGACAGGCTGCCCTTATCTGGATTGAGCAGGACTTGTAA
- a CDS encoding aminodeoxychorismate/anthranilate synthase component II, which translates to MRIVLIDNNDSFTRNLEHLLVMATTFAPDIIPYGENGAALLTYPFEQSDLIVISPGPGHPAEYNAYNGVFESEKPVLGICMGMQIINNYFGGTTDRLPDCVHGKTDLLEINGELRTVARYHSLYLSSIGENLRVTSSLSGTNVPMIIEHQTRPVMGLQFHPESFLTEQGEWYIHHAMRFFGLS; encoded by the coding sequence GTGCGCATTGTACTAATAGACAACAACGACAGCTTCACCCGAAACTTGGAACATCTTCTGGTTATGGCAACCACCTTTGCACCAGACATAATTCCGTACGGCGAAAACGGAGCTGCATTGTTAACGTACCCGTTTGAACAGTCTGATCTGATTGTTATTTCCCCCGGCCCCGGCCATCCTGCCGAATACAATGCGTACAACGGTGTATTTGAAAGCGAAAAGCCAGTACTTGGAATTTGTATGGGAATGCAGATTATCAACAACTACTTCGGCGGTACAACTGACCGGCTTCCCGACTGCGTGCATGGCAAAACAGACCTTCTGGAAATAAACGGAGAACTTCGCACAGTTGCCCGTTACCACTCTTTATATCTTTCTTCCATTGGAGAAAATTTGAGAGTAACGTCTTCATTGTCAGGAACAAATGTTCCTATGATAATTGAACATCAAACCCGCCCTGTCATGGGGCTTCAGTTCCACCCTGAATCGTTTTTAACGGAACAGGGTGAGTGGTACATCCACCATGCAATGCGCTTTTTCGGTCTATCTTGA
- a CDS encoding chorismate-binding protein: MQRQKLAALFNGFATLFDADMFLSGLSEEDTPLRRSANTCIIGIDPVSELIVQQETTREDIKSFCFGSGNESLGYLSYTYGLKERGIESDKKNELPLGHFRQYAILITVNLSTGLLECSALETADTRKLQRLKDLCTTPPHGPVLLPASATFSPPTPSMNRKEYINGVKTVLEHIRSGDTYQLCLSSSFSMTVPDNFSTSVINSTDGKKECDAVGLFMHLWQNYPAAYYAWFTTEDVKIISTSPECFLRVNDGIITSEPIKGTIAFNKFSEQLLTDLRESPKESAELSMIVDLIRNDISAHCEYSSVTVERHKDIFIVDDMLQMYSVVRGTLKKESTCLDLLFDAFPGGSITGCPKLRTMKIIEKLEPHSRDLFCGSFLHIENTTTMNSSIAIRTGWFTHDSNGIQKFRYFSGSGLVIDSVPELEFEETVAKAEKFRKVLST, translated from the coding sequence GTGCAGCGACAAAAACTTGCTGCACTATTTAACGGATTCGCAACGCTCTTCGACGCAGATATGTTCTTGTCAGGACTTTCCGAAGAAGACACCCCTCTTCGCCGATCTGCAAACACGTGCATAATCGGCATTGATCCAGTCTCTGAACTCATAGTTCAACAAGAAACAACACGAGAGGATATCAAGTCCTTCTGTTTTGGTTCCGGCAACGAATCTCTCGGGTATCTTTCCTACACATACGGCTTAAAAGAACGCGGCATAGAATCTGATAAAAAGAATGAACTGCCTCTGGGGCACTTCCGCCAATATGCAATACTCATCACCGTAAATCTTTCCACAGGACTTCTCGAATGTTCCGCTCTGGAAACTGCGGACACCCGCAAGCTCCAACGCTTAAAAGATTTATGCACTACACCGCCCCACGGCCCAGTCCTCCTTCCGGCAAGCGCCACATTTTCTCCCCCGACACCGTCCATGAATCGGAAAGAGTATATTAACGGCGTAAAAACAGTTCTTGAGCACATTCGTAGCGGTGACACCTATCAACTTTGTCTGTCATCTTCATTTTCCATGACCGTACCAGACAACTTCAGCACCTCCGTCATCAATTCCACTGACGGGAAAAAAGAGTGTGACGCTGTCGGGCTGTTTATGCATTTATGGCAGAACTATCCTGCTGCATACTATGCGTGGTTCACTACTGAGGACGTAAAAATCATCTCCACCTCACCGGAATGCTTTCTGCGTGTTAACGACGGAATAATCACCTCCGAACCGATTAAGGGTACAATTGCCTTTAACAAATTTTCAGAACAGCTGCTCACAGATCTGCGCGAATCGCCAAAAGAGAGTGCAGAACTTTCCATGATTGTCGATCTGATCCGCAACGATATTTCTGCGCATTGTGAATATAGTTCTGTCACTGTTGAACGTCATAAAGACATTTTCATTGTAGACGACATGTTACAAATGTACTCAGTAGTGCGCGGCACTCTAAAAAAAGAATCAACATGCCTTGATCTTCTTTTCGATGCATTTCCCGGCGGCTCCATAACAGGGTGTCCGAAGCTGCGTACCATGAAAATTATCGAGAAATTAGAACCTCATAGCCGTGATCTGTTCTGCGGGAGCTTTCTCCATATTGAAAATACGACAACAATGAACTCAAGTATTGCAATTCGCACTGGATGGTTTACACATGACTCTAATGGAATACAAAAGTTCCGGTATTTTTCAGGGAGTGGGCTGGTGATTGATTCAGTTCCGGAGCTAGAATTTGAAGAAACTGTCGCAAAAGCTGAAAAGTTTCGAAAGGTATTATCGACATGA
- a CDS encoding aminotransferase class IV yields the protein MTYYKAGTYYNDGVTLNIAAPSFRFGAGVFETILFNGKNLCFFNQHLDRMESSLEKLGFVVPQLDYAEIAMNVVDRCGLSNQFARVNIFALIDENDMVDPIIAAAPYTPQPDKRYRVCTVTDGVQHPLLSHKTMNYMYNWLQRRSAIQKGYDDAVLLSRDNLITETTTAALLFGDGERFCLPGGKMRLPSIALEAARSILPIYECSVRSYSVGNFRYAYMLNSLIGMRPVTAINGTMFMPDEHGCKAVTERICGC from the coding sequence ATGACCTACTACAAAGCTGGTACATACTATAATGACGGAGTAACGCTAAATATAGCGGCTCCGTCTTTTCGTTTTGGAGCAGGGGTCTTTGAGACCATCCTTTTTAACGGAAAAAACTTGTGCTTTTTCAACCAACATCTGGACCGGATGGAAAGCTCACTCGAGAAACTTGGTTTTGTTGTTCCTCAGCTGGACTATGCAGAAATTGCCATGAATGTCGTGGATCGTTGCGGACTCAGTAACCAGTTTGCCCGTGTTAACATTTTTGCGCTCATTGATGAAAACGACATGGTCGATCCTATCATTGCTGCCGCTCCATACACGCCACAGCCCGACAAGCGGTACCGCGTATGCACTGTCACAGACGGAGTCCAACACCCTCTCCTGAGCCACAAGACGATGAATTATATGTACAACTGGCTACAGCGCCGTTCAGCCATTCAAAAAGGCTATGATGACGCAGTGTTGCTTTCACGCGACAACCTCATAACTGAAACCACAACAGCCGCACTTCTTTTCGGGGACGGTGAACGTTTCTGTCTACCCGGCGGTAAAATGCGGCTTCCTTCCATTGCACTTGAAGCTGCGCGATCTATTCTGCCTATCTACGAATGCTCTGTCCGCTCATACTCCGTTGGAAACTTTCGCTACGCCTACATGCTTAATTCGCTTATTGGCATGCGTCCTGTCACAGCCATCAACGGCACCATGTTTATGCCTGATGAACACGGCTGCAAAGCCGTTACTGAAAGAATCTGCGGATGCTAG
- the era gene encoding GTPase Era yields MSNTEHRCGWVAMMGPPNAGKSTMLNAYLGQKVAIVTPKPQTTRNQVSGILSSPDSQVIFMDTPGIHQLRGKMNKILLQTAWHTLSGADVVMVVLDGSLYVDRPGAFDKDIEPLKEAILNEKRAVVVAVNKVDKFRDKAKMLPLLEKLSALWPNAEVFPVSAMRRDGLDPMLEYIKKHLPVSDKLYPEDQLSTVPVRFMAAEVVREKLFMELRQELPYNCAVEIEKWDDTGERVFVNAVIYVSRKSHKSMVIGKQGQNLKKVGTEARKELQEMLRQKVHLELWVKVREGWTEDVGFMRLLGLSSS; encoded by the coding sequence ATGAGTAACACAGAACACCGCTGCGGTTGGGTCGCCATGATGGGACCTCCTAATGCGGGTAAATCCACTATGCTTAACGCATACTTAGGGCAGAAAGTAGCTATAGTTACCCCTAAGCCACAAACTACCCGAAATCAGGTCAGCGGTATCCTGTCCAGCCCAGATTCCCAGGTTATCTTCATGGATACTCCTGGTATTCACCAGCTTCGTGGTAAAATGAACAAAATTTTACTGCAGACTGCATGGCACACCCTAAGTGGTGCGGATGTAGTTATGGTTGTTCTGGATGGTTCCCTGTACGTTGACCGTCCTGGCGCATTCGATAAAGATATCGAACCGTTGAAAGAAGCGATTCTTAACGAAAAACGTGCTGTGGTAGTTGCTGTCAACAAAGTGGACAAGTTCCGCGACAAAGCTAAGATGCTCCCGCTTCTTGAAAAGCTGAGCGCTCTTTGGCCTAACGCGGAAGTGTTTCCGGTTTCTGCTATGCGTAGAGACGGTCTTGACCCTATGCTTGAGTACATCAAGAAACACCTTCCTGTTTCTGATAAACTCTACCCAGAAGATCAGCTTTCTACTGTACCGGTACGCTTTATGGCTGCTGAAGTTGTACGAGAAAAGCTTTTCATGGAACTGCGTCAGGAGCTTCCGTACAACTGCGCTGTTGAAATTGAAAAATGGGATGACACTGGCGAACGTGTATTCGTAAACGCGGTTATCTACGTTTCCCGCAAGAGCCATAAATCTATGGTTATCGGCAAGCAGGGTCAAAACCTCAAAAAGGTTGGCACTGAAGCTCGTAAAGAACTTCAGGAAATGCTGCGCCAGAAAGTTCACCTTGAACTGTGGGTTAAAGTACGTGAAGGATGGACTGAAGACGTTGGCTTTATGCGTCTCCTTGGTCTTTCATCTTCCTAG
- a CDS encoding YggS family pyridoxal phosphate-dependent enzyme → MNECHVDGAAIIARYDAVVEKVAEAARNSGRNPKDVKLIAVSKRHPAEAIKILNKHGQLDFGENYVQEALSKQEELAELTVNWHFIGHLQSKKAKDVAGRFTLIHSIDRLALAQKLQNRMQMLPVSGLDGERKVQDILLQVNIGDEAQKSGVDKDGLFELAEQVAAFPQLRICGLMGMPPASCVAEEARPFFSNLRILRDELVTRIGIPMEHLSMGMTQDYVQAIEEGATFVRIGTEIFGPRPY, encoded by the coding sequence ATGAATGAATGTCATGTTGACGGCGCTGCAATTATTGCCCGTTATGATGCTGTCGTTGAAAAAGTAGCGGAAGCGGCCCGTAACTCAGGACGCAACCCAAAAGACGTAAAGCTTATTGCCGTATCTAAACGCCATCCTGCCGAAGCAATAAAAATCCTAAATAAACATGGACAGTTAGACTTCGGTGAAAACTATGTTCAAGAAGCACTTTCCAAGCAGGAAGAGCTGGCAGAACTTACCGTGAACTGGCACTTCATCGGCCACTTGCAATCTAAAAAAGCGAAAGATGTCGCAGGAAGGTTTACCCTTATTCACTCCATCGACAGATTAGCCTTGGCACAAAAACTGCAAAACCGCATGCAGATGCTTCCCGTTTCCGGTTTGGACGGTGAAAGAAAAGTTCAGGACATTCTGCTTCAGGTTAACATTGGTGATGAAGCACAAAAATCCGGTGTTGATAAAGACGGATTGTTTGAACTTGCTGAACAGGTTGCAGCATTCCCGCAACTGCGTATCTGCGGATTAATGGGAATGCCACCGGCATCTTGTGTTGCAGAGGAGGCTCGTCCTTTCTTCAGCAATTTGCGCATACTGCGCGATGAACTTGTGACCCGTATTGGTATTCCAATGGAACACCTCTCAATGGGAATGACACAGGATTACGTGCAGGCAATTGAAGAAGGCGCCACATTTGTACGTATAGGAACAGAAATTTTCGGCCCGCGTCCTTACTAA
- a CDS encoding flagellar motor protein, whose translation MDLATVLGIVISFGLVLSAIMMGGSLLIFVSVPSLLIVLGGTIGATLVNYPLKSVVSVMSVFKKTLFAQDLSQQETIDQFKDYADRARREGILSLEPIISGIDDPYLKKGLQLTVDGLEPQAIQEILESEIANTEARHSDGQDILKSFGEYAPALGMIGTVIGLVQMLQTMSDPSSIGPAMAVALITTFYGACLANLVFIPMAGKLKSRSNSEIRIKEMQLEGVLAISRGENPRIIQEKLSCFQAISDRSDAA comes from the coding sequence ATGGATTTGGCAACAGTTCTCGGGATTGTAATTTCCTTCGGTCTGGTACTTTCTGCTATCATGATGGGTGGCAGTCTTCTTATCTTTGTGTCCGTGCCGTCATTACTCATTGTTCTTGGCGGGACTATTGGTGCAACTCTTGTAAACTATCCGCTTAAAAGCGTTGTTTCAGTAATGAGTGTTTTCAAAAAAACGCTCTTTGCTCAGGACTTGTCCCAGCAGGAAACCATTGATCAGTTTAAGGACTATGCTGACCGGGCACGTAGAGAGGGAATCCTTTCTCTTGAACCGATCATCAGCGGCATTGATGATCCGTACCTTAAAAAGGGTCTGCAGTTGACTGTTGACGGTCTGGAGCCACAGGCTATTCAGGAAATTCTGGAATCTGAAATTGCCAATACAGAAGCCCGCCATAGCGACGGGCAGGATATTCTTAAATCATTCGGTGAATACGCACCGGCACTGGGTATGATCGGTACCGTTATCGGTCTTGTTCAGATGCTGCAGACCATGAGCGACCCAAGCTCCATCGGCCCTGCTATGGCGGTTGCGCTTATCACTACCTTTTACGGTGCATGTCTTGCTAACCTTGTGTTTATTCCTATGGCAGGCAAGCTTAAGTCCCGTAGTAACTCAGAAATTCGAATTAAAGAAATGCAGCTCGAAGGCGTCCTTGCTATTTCACGTGGTGAAAACCCGCGTATTATTCAAGAAAAGCTTTCTTGTTTTCAGGCAATTAGTGACCGTAGTGATGCTGCGTAG
- a CDS encoding OmpA/MotB family protein, with protein sequence MAKRKKKQEEGGGSSWLITFSDMMTLMLTFFVLLVSMAVTDERRKLIVLTSVTGAFGEGSGNLNPATQKESQRIVDPGPMEMKTDDLSPLKDLLWEDDNEDLNFQENQFVQIFSISEDVLFQPGTTQLSSRGIVLLNRILPWMLRIKHPLLLAGHTSALRDEAGKDYEVSFTRDAELSPTWNLSFTRVMSVYSYLKQRGIPTEHMMVEAFANYHPRWSDNTPKGRKKNRRVDIVLDKRNMQWIEKLEELTREAPKKQKQFEFKDFKFDLSVSDGNDKLSSASDSTQDGV encoded by the coding sequence ATGGCTAAGCGTAAAAAAAAACAAGAAGAAGGCGGCGGCTCTTCCTGGCTCATCACATTTTCAGACATGATGACCCTCATGCTTACCTTCTTTGTATTACTTGTAAGTATGGCGGTCACGGATGAGAGACGCAAGCTGATCGTACTCACTTCCGTTACCGGTGCGTTTGGTGAAGGTAGTGGTAACCTGAACCCTGCCACACAGAAAGAATCTCAACGCATTGTTGACCCTGGTCCCATGGAAATGAAAACGGATGATCTTTCTCCTTTGAAAGACCTTCTATGGGAAGATGATAATGAGGACTTGAACTTTCAGGAAAACCAGTTTGTTCAAATTTTCTCCATCAGTGAAGATGTTCTTTTTCAACCGGGGACAACACAATTAAGCAGTAGAGGTATCGTACTACTAAACCGCATTCTACCTTGGATGCTGCGAATTAAGCACCCGCTGCTTCTTGCCGGACATACATCCGCCTTGCGCGATGAAGCCGGTAAAGACTATGAAGTGTCCTTTACGCGTGATGCAGAACTTTCACCAACATGGAATCTCTCATTTACACGTGTTATGAGCGTCTACAGCTACCTTAAACAACGTGGAATCCCTACAGAACACATGATGGTAGAGGCTTTTGCCAATTATCATCCACGCTGGAGTGACAACACACCAAAAGGTAGAAAGAAAAACAGACGTGTAGATATTGTGTTGGACAAACGCAATATGCAATGGATCGAAAAGCTGGAAGAACTCACCCGTGAAGCGCCTAAAAAGCAAAAGCAATTTGAGTTTAAAGACTTCAAATTTGACCTCAGCGTAAGCGACGGAAACGACAAACTCTCCAGCGCATCAGATTCAACGCAGGACGGAGTATAA